A single region of the Yersinia entomophaga genome encodes:
- a CDS encoding alpha-amylase: MKRLTLPLLLVFSPAALATWTLQGFPAFSEQSNGIFSSAASLTKGQYPLKFYQDKQCWQPTDTVKLNQTFSLQACDNQPEIMWRLFRDGQYQARIDTRSGTPTLTLSLKQPVVDESQAVTHICQRWNGQPVTVDVSQTFAEGEKLRDFYSGQTVIVANGKITLQPAEQSGGLLLLELAQTQGPAPFSWQNATVYFALTDRFNNGNPANDHSYGRRNDGMQEIGTFHGGDLAGLTQKLDYLQQLGVNALWISSPLEQIHGWVGGGTKGDFPHYAYHGYYALDWTRLDANMGDEQDLRQLVDQAHQRGIRIIFDVVMNHVGYATLADMQSGQFGSLYLSAEQAEKTLGKHWTDWKPGSGQNWHSFNDFINFSDKSSWDNWWGKNWVRTDIGDYDSPGFTDLTMSLAFLPDIKTESTQASGLPLFYRHKSDTAAREIPAATPRDYLTHWLSTWVRDYGIDGFRVDTAKHVEKAAWLQLKQQATSALAEWKTAHPDRALDDAPFWMTGEAWGHGVMKSDYYQNGFDAMINFDFQDQAKQALDCFSTIDSTYSQMAEKLQNFNVLSYLSSHDTRLFFRDDAAQSLAKQRRAGDLLLLAPGAIQIFYGDESGREFGPTGSDPLQGTRSDMNWNELNGSKGALLAHWQKISQFRARHPAIGSGIQQSQQTADYYAFSRQHLDDKVLIVWTGDKKQ, encoded by the coding sequence ATGAAACGTCTCACACTGCCCTTATTGTTAGTATTTTCTCCCGCAGCCCTAGCCACCTGGACGTTGCAGGGCTTCCCTGCATTTTCCGAGCAAAGCAACGGTATTTTCAGCAGCGCGGCCTCGCTAACTAAAGGCCAATATCCGCTTAAATTTTATCAGGATAAGCAATGCTGGCAGCCAACTGATACCGTCAAACTCAATCAAACCTTTTCTCTACAGGCTTGTGATAATCAGCCTGAAATCATGTGGCGACTATTTCGAGATGGTCAGTATCAGGCACGTATAGATACCCGCAGCGGTACGCCAACGCTGACGCTGAGCTTAAAACAGCCCGTTGTTGATGAATCCCAAGCCGTTACCCATATTTGCCAGCGCTGGAACGGTCAACCCGTAACCGTAGACGTCAGCCAGACCTTTGCCGAAGGGGAAAAACTGCGTGATTTCTATTCGGGCCAAACCGTTATCGTCGCAAACGGCAAAATCACGCTGCAACCGGCAGAGCAAAGCGGCGGCCTGTTGTTGCTAGAACTCGCGCAAACTCAAGGGCCTGCTCCATTTAGCTGGCAAAACGCCACGGTTTACTTTGCATTGACCGATCGTTTTAACAACGGCAATCCTGCCAATGACCATAGTTATGGCCGCAGAAACGATGGCATGCAGGAGATCGGCACTTTCCACGGCGGCGATTTGGCCGGATTAACTCAGAAGCTGGATTATTTACAGCAGCTTGGCGTAAACGCGCTGTGGATTAGCTCACCGCTGGAGCAAATTCACGGCTGGGTTGGCGGCGGCACCAAGGGAGATTTCCCGCACTACGCCTACCACGGCTATTACGCGCTCGATTGGACCCGGCTCGATGCCAATATGGGTGATGAACAGGACTTACGCCAACTGGTGGATCAAGCTCATCAGCGCGGCATCCGCATAATATTTGATGTAGTGATGAATCATGTGGGTTACGCCACTCTGGCAGATATGCAGAGCGGCCAATTTGGCTCACTGTATTTATCCGCAGAACAGGCGGAGAAAACGCTGGGCAAGCACTGGACCGACTGGAAGCCAGGCAGCGGCCAAAATTGGCATAGTTTCAACGATTTTATTAATTTCAGTGATAAATCCAGTTGGGATAACTGGTGGGGTAAAAACTGGGTTCGCACCGATATCGGCGATTATGACTCACCCGGTTTTACCGATCTGACGATGTCACTGGCTTTCCTCCCGGACATCAAAACCGAATCCACACAGGCCAGCGGTTTGCCGCTGTTTTATCGCCATAAATCCGATACGGCAGCCAGAGAAATTCCCGCAGCTACGCCTCGGGATTACCTTACTCATTGGTTAAGCACATGGGTTCGAGATTATGGCATTGATGGATTTCGAGTCGACACGGCCAAACACGTAGAAAAAGCGGCTTGGCTGCAGCTCAAACAACAGGCTACGTCAGCATTAGCAGAATGGAAAACTGCTCATCCCGATCGGGCGCTGGATGATGCTCCATTTTGGATGACCGGCGAGGCTTGGGGGCATGGCGTAATGAAAAGCGATTATTATCAGAATGGTTTTGATGCCATGATTAATTTTGATTTTCAGGATCAGGCTAAACAGGCGCTGGACTGTTTCTCAACCATTGACAGCACATATAGCCAAATGGCTGAAAAATTGCAGAATTTTAACGTACTGAGCTACCTTTCCTCTCACGATACTCGCCTTTTCTTTCGCGATGATGCGGCTCAATCATTAGCAAAACAGCGGCGCGCCGGAGATTTGCTGCTGCTGGCTCCGGGAGCGATTCAGATCTTCTATGGTGATGAAAGTGGCCGAGAATTTGGCCCAACCGGCTCCGACCCGCTGCAAGGCACTCGCTCGGATATGAACTGGAATGAACTGAACGGCTCGAAAGGAGCGCTGCTGGCTCACTGGCAAAAAATCAGCCAGTTCCGCGCGCGTCATCCCGCGATTGGTTCCGGGATACAACAGTCACAACAAACTGCTGATTATTATGCGTTTAGCCGTCAGCATTTAGACGATAAAGTCCTTATTGTCTGGACGGGGGATAAAAAACAGTAA
- a CDS encoding LacI family DNA-binding transcriptional regulator, translating into MSSTKGPRPSGRATINDVAKSAKTGKTSVSRYLNGEHNLLSDRLKLRIEEAIAKLNYRPSQVARSLKRGRTRLIGLILADITNPYSIDVMRGIEAACRAHGFTLLMCNTNNQVEQEQHYLQLLGSYQVEGIVVNAVGMREEALSMLQQSRLPMVLIDRKIAGFSCDMIGLNNAEAAIMATNHLVEQNYQSILFLSEPLGLVNTRRDRLMAFKAAMAVHPERASEHAEVTLEDSQRINNIVDQFNQKHGDKRRAILVANGSLTLQLARTLRHNNIQWGIDIGLLGFDELPWAELAGVGITTLKQPTYQIGYAALEQLVKRMQGSDEPPADIMFSGELVIRGSTQL; encoded by the coding sequence GTGAGCAGTACGAAAGGACCGCGCCCATCTGGGCGAGCAACCATCAATGATGTCGCTAAGAGTGCTAAAACTGGCAAGACTAGCGTCTCTCGCTATTTGAATGGCGAACATAACCTGCTGTCCGATCGATTAAAACTGCGTATTGAAGAAGCTATCGCCAAACTAAATTATCGACCTAGTCAGGTTGCCCGCAGCCTGAAAAGGGGGCGAACCCGATTGATCGGCCTGATTTTGGCGGATATCACCAACCCTTATTCTATTGACGTTATGCGTGGTATTGAAGCCGCTTGCCGTGCTCATGGCTTTACCCTGCTGATGTGCAATACCAACAATCAGGTCGAACAAGAGCAGCATTATCTGCAACTGTTGGGCAGTTATCAGGTGGAAGGGATTGTGGTTAATGCCGTTGGAATGCGGGAAGAGGCGCTGTCGATGCTGCAACAGTCGCGCCTGCCGATGGTGTTGATCGATAGGAAGATCGCCGGTTTCTCCTGCGACATGATTGGCTTGAATAATGCCGAAGCGGCAATCATGGCTACCAATCATTTAGTCGAGCAAAACTATCAGTCTATTTTATTTCTTAGCGAGCCTTTGGGGCTGGTCAATACCCGCCGAGATCGTCTGATGGCGTTCAAAGCAGCGATGGCGGTGCATCCTGAGCGAGCGTCGGAACACGCTGAAGTCACGCTGGAAGATAGTCAGCGAATCAATAACATTGTCGACCAGTTCAACCAGAAACATGGGGATAAACGCCGTGCCATTTTAGTGGCCAACGGCAGCCTAACGCTGCAACTGGCACGCACCTTACGCCACAATAATATTCAGTGGGGCATCGATATTGGCCTGCTCGGATTTGATGAGTTACCTTGGGCGGAACTGGCTGGCGTAGGGATTACCACACTTAAGCAGCCTACTTATCAAATAGGTTACGCCGCACTCGAACAATTAGTGAAACGCATGCAGGGGAGTGATGAACCTCCGGCTGATATCATGTTTTCTGGCGAACTGGTGATACGCGGCTCGACACAGCTTTAG
- a CDS encoding helix-turn-helix transcriptional regulator codes for MNTTDHGVISTQSVSERLLMLLKTRGPLQATDAGKILGTTGEAARQQFVKLAKEGLVIAVAQAKGVGRPIQLWQLTDAGHARFPDAHGELTVQLLRMVRTKLGEDALNLLIDTREQETRDQYFQAMKGASNIGERVERLVAIRTREGYMAEWEMQEDGSILLIENHCPICAAATSCQGFCRAELEVFQQALQVPVERTEHILSGSRRCVYRIVTSQK; via the coding sequence ATGAATACCACCGACCATGGGGTAATAAGCACGCAATCCGTCTCCGAGCGCTTGCTGATGCTGCTGAAAACCCGCGGCCCACTACAGGCAACGGATGCGGGCAAGATCCTTGGAACCACCGGGGAAGCGGCGCGTCAGCAGTTCGTCAAGCTGGCCAAAGAAGGTCTGGTGATTGCGGTCGCACAGGCTAAAGGCGTCGGACGGCCGATTCAACTATGGCAATTAACCGATGCTGGCCACGCGCGATTTCCCGATGCTCACGGCGAATTAACCGTGCAATTACTGCGTATGGTTCGCACTAAGTTAGGTGAAGATGCCCTTAATTTGCTGATTGATACCCGCGAACAGGAAACCCGCGATCAATACTTTCAGGCTATGAAAGGAGCCAGTAATATTGGTGAACGGGTGGAGCGCCTGGTGGCTATTCGTACGCGCGAAGGCTATATGGCCGAATGGGAAATGCAGGAAGATGGCTCTATCTTACTGATTGAAAACCATTGCCCGATTTGCGCCGCTGCGACCAGTTGTCAGGGCTTTTGTCGCGCGGAGTTAGAGGTTTTCCAGCAGGCTTTACAAGTACCGGTTGAGCGTACTGAGCATATTTTATCTGGCTCCCGCCGCTGTGTTTATCGAATTGTGACGAGCCAAAAGTGA
- a CDS encoding OmpA family lipoprotein — MQKRTLAIVAALCATLTLSACTTNPYTGESQAGKSGYGAGIGALVGAGVGVLSSSKKDRGKGALIGAAAGAALGGGAGYYMDVQEAKLRDKMRGTGVSVTRQGDNIVLNMPNNVTFDTDSSNLKPAGANTLTGVAMVLKEYEKTAVNVIGYTDSTGARAHNMKLSQQRADSVGSALITQGVAANRIRTIGAGPDNPVATNSTAAGKAQNRRVEITLSPL, encoded by the coding sequence ATGCAAAAACGCACACTTGCCATTGTTGCTGCACTCTGCGCAACTTTGACTCTTTCGGCCTGTACCACTAACCCTTATACCGGCGAATCTCAAGCTGGAAAGTCTGGCTACGGTGCCGGTATCGGAGCCTTAGTGGGCGCTGGCGTGGGGGTTTTATCTTCCTCCAAAAAAGATCGCGGCAAAGGCGCACTGATTGGCGCAGCGGCAGGCGCAGCACTGGGTGGTGGTGCCGGTTACTACATGGATGTTCAGGAAGCCAAACTGCGTGACAAAATGCGTGGAACCGGCGTAAGTGTCACTCGTCAGGGTGACAATATCGTACTGAATATGCCAAATAACGTTACCTTCGACACTGATAGCAGTAATTTGAAACCAGCAGGTGCCAATACCCTGACTGGCGTGGCTATGGTATTGAAGGAGTACGAAAAAACGGCGGTCAATGTTATCGGTTATACCGATAGTACCGGCGCTCGCGCTCACAATATGAAGTTGTCCCAGCAACGTGCCGACAGCGTAGGCAGCGCATTGATCACTCAGGGCGTAGCGGCTAACCGTATTCGTACCATTGGCGCAGGCCCGGATAACCCAGTGGCAACCAATAGCACTGCGGCGGGTAAAGCACAAAACCGTCGAGTCGAGATCACACTTAGCCCGCTGTAA
- a CDS encoding N-acetyltransferase yields the protein MIRKANAEDHNALIELWLPSTIAAHPFVPESYWRESLDLVSNTYIPQASNWLYETPNGTVGFISVLNEQLIGALFVEQNYVGQGVGHALMQHVQTRYPALILEVYQKNQRAYRFYRKHGFNVSERSYNEETGNYVLTMHWVNHQR from the coding sequence ATGATCCGTAAGGCGAATGCTGAAGATCATAATGCGTTGATCGAGTTATGGTTACCAAGCACCATCGCTGCTCACCCTTTCGTGCCAGAGAGCTACTGGCGCGAAAGCCTTGATTTGGTAAGCAATACCTATATTCCTCAGGCTAGCAATTGGCTATATGAAACACCGAATGGCACCGTTGGATTTATCAGTGTACTGAACGAACAATTGATCGGGGCGCTGTTTGTTGAGCAAAACTACGTCGGTCAAGGCGTTGGCCATGCTCTTATGCAACATGTGCAAACTCGTTATCCTGCGTTAATCCTTGAGGTTTACCAAAAAAATCAGCGAGCCTACCGCTTTTACCGTAAGCATGGGTTTAACGTTTCAGAGCGATCTTATAATGAAGAAACGGGAAATTATGTTTTAACCATGCATTGGGTAAATCATCAAAGATAA
- the ghrB gene encoding glyoxylate/hydroxypyruvate reductase GhrB, whose protein sequence is MKPSVVLYKPLPAELRQRLEQHFTLHCFDGLTSENSQPFLSALANAEGIIGSGGKIDPDFLDKAPRLRAASTISVGYDNFDVEALNQRGIVLTHTPTVLTETVADTIMALVLATARRVVEVAERVKAGEWQDNIDSSWFGVDVHHKTIGILGMGRIGLAVAQRAHFGFSMPVLYTSRRSHAEAESRFNAHRCDLDTLLAESDFLCITLPLTEQTFHMIGPEQLAKMKSSAILINAGRGSVVDEQALIDALQNGTIHAAGLDVFEQEPLSQNSPLLKLNNVVALPHIGSATHETRYAMAACAVDNLIAALTGTVTENCVNPLVIEK, encoded by the coding sequence ATGAAGCCTTCTGTCGTGTTGTATAAGCCCCTCCCTGCCGAACTGCGCCAACGTTTAGAGCAACATTTTACCCTACACTGCTTTGACGGCCTGACATCGGAAAACTCGCAACCATTCCTTTCAGCATTGGCAAACGCCGAAGGCATTATTGGTTCTGGTGGCAAAATCGACCCGGATTTTCTCGATAAAGCCCCACGCCTACGCGCCGCCTCCACGATTTCTGTTGGCTATGACAATTTCGACGTCGAGGCACTCAATCAGCGGGGCATCGTCTTGACGCACACTCCAACCGTGCTAACCGAAACCGTTGCCGATACCATCATGGCGCTGGTTCTGGCTACCGCTCGACGGGTAGTGGAAGTTGCTGAACGGGTTAAAGCCGGCGAATGGCAGGATAATATTGATTCCAGCTGGTTTGGCGTCGATGTACACCATAAAACCATAGGTATCTTGGGCATGGGTCGTATTGGTCTGGCAGTTGCTCAGCGCGCTCATTTCGGTTTTAGTATGCCTGTGCTCTATACCAGCCGTCGGTCCCATGCAGAAGCCGAATCACGCTTTAACGCCCATCGTTGCGATCTGGATACTTTACTCGCTGAATCAGATTTCTTGTGCATCACCCTGCCTTTAACAGAACAGACGTTCCATATGATTGGGCCGGAACAATTGGCAAAAATGAAGTCAAGCGCCATTCTGATTAACGCGGGGCGCGGTTCGGTAGTCGATGAACAAGCACTGATAGACGCTCTGCAAAACGGTACTATTCACGCCGCAGGGCTGGACGTTTTTGAGCAAGAACCGCTGTCACAAAACTCGCCGCTGCTGAAGCTCAATAACGTTGTTGCCCTACCGCATATTGGCTCCGCTACTCACGAAACTCGCTACGCCATGGCCGCCTGCGCCGTAGATAATTTGATCGCCGCGTTAACCGGCACGGTGACTGAAAACTGCGTTAACCCACTCGTTATTGAAAAATAG
- the glyQ gene encoding glycine--tRNA ligase subunit alpha translates to MQKFDTKTFQGLILTLQEYWARQGCTIVQPLDMEVGAGTSHPMTCLRALGPEPIAAAYVQPSRRPTDGRYGENPNRLQHYYQFQVIIKPSPDNIQELYLGSLKELGLDPTIHDIRFVEDNWENPTLGAWGLGWEVWLNGMEVTQFTYFQQVGGLECKPVTGEITYGLERLAMYIQGVDSVYDLVWCDGPLGKTTYGDIYHQNEVEQSTYNFEYADVDFLFSCFEQYEKEAQSLLALENPLPLPAYERILKAGHTFNLLDARKAISVTERQRYILRIRTLTKAVAEAYYASREALGFPMCKKNQN, encoded by the coding sequence ATGCAAAAGTTTGATACCAAGACCTTTCAGGGCCTGATCCTGACGTTACAGGAATATTGGGCGCGCCAAGGCTGCACCATTGTTCAACCATTGGACATGGAAGTCGGCGCGGGTACCTCCCACCCAATGACCTGCCTGCGGGCGCTTGGCCCAGAGCCAATCGCTGCTGCTTATGTACAGCCTTCCCGCCGTCCGACCGATGGTCGCTACGGTGAGAACCCTAACCGCCTGCAACATTATTACCAGTTCCAGGTGATCATTAAGCCTTCACCAGACAACATTCAGGAACTGTATTTGGGTTCTTTGAAAGAGTTGGGTCTGGATCCGACCATTCACGATATTCGCTTCGTCGAAGATAACTGGGAAAACCCAACGCTGGGTGCCTGGGGGCTGGGCTGGGAAGTGTGGCTGAATGGTATGGAAGTCACCCAGTTTACCTACTTCCAGCAAGTGGGCGGGCTGGAGTGCAAGCCAGTTACGGGTGAAATCACTTACGGTCTGGAACGTCTGGCGATGTATATCCAGGGCGTGGACAGCGTATACGATCTGGTCTGGTGCGATGGCCCATTGGGTAAAACCACCTACGGCGATATTTATCATCAGAATGAAGTTGAGCAATCAACCTATAACTTCGAATACGCCGATGTGGATTTCTTGTTCTCCTGCTTCGAGCAGTATGAGAAAGAAGCCCAGTCATTGCTGGCGCTGGAAAATCCGCTGCCGTTGCCGGCCTACGAGCGCATTTTGAAAGCAGGCCACACTTTTAACCTGCTGGACGCACGTAAAGCGATCTCCGTGACCGAGCGTCAACGCTATATTCTGCGCATCCGTACGCTGACCAAAGCTGTCGCCGAGGCGTACTACGCTTCCCGCGAAGCCCTTGGCTTCCCTATGTGCAAAAAGAATCAGAACTAA
- a CDS encoding valine--pyruvate transaminase produces the protein MKFSLFGDKFTRYAGITRLMDDLNEGLRTPGAIMLGGGNPAQIPEMDAYFRRLCQEMLDKGQLTEALCNYDGPQGKNLLLNALAKMLSDELGWQVEPQNIALTNGSQSAFFYLFNLFAGRHADGSLRRVLFPLAPEYLGYADAGLDEGLFVSTKPNIELLPEGQFKYHVDFDHLKITDDIGLICVSRPTNPTGNVITDEELIRLDALAQQHDVPLLIDNAYGVPFPGIIFSDATPLWNPNIILCMSLSKLGLPGSRCGIVVADEKVISAITNMNGIISLSPGSMGPAIAAEMIQRGDLLDLSNNVIRPFYSQRVQHTLEIIRRYLPAERCLIHKPEGAIFLWLWFKDLPITTEILYQRLKKRGVLMVPGHYFFPGLEHDWPHTHQCMRMNYVPDPEQIEKGVAILAEEVELAYQEAR, from the coding sequence ATGAAGTTTTCACTTTTTGGCGATAAGTTTACCCGCTACGCGGGCATTACACGGTTGATGGATGACCTGAATGAAGGATTACGCACGCCGGGCGCTATCATGCTTGGCGGTGGCAATCCGGCTCAAATTCCTGAGATGGATGCCTACTTCCGGCGGCTATGTCAGGAGATGCTGGATAAAGGACAGCTCACAGAGGCGCTATGTAACTACGATGGCCCGCAGGGTAAGAATCTGCTGCTAAACGCGCTGGCAAAAATGCTGAGTGATGAGTTAGGTTGGCAGGTCGAACCACAGAATATTGCACTAACAAACGGTAGCCAAAGCGCGTTTTTCTACTTATTCAATTTATTCGCTGGCCGCCACGCCGACGGATCGCTGCGTCGGGTATTATTCCCGCTGGCACCTGAATATTTAGGCTACGCCGATGCCGGTTTGGATGAAGGGCTGTTTGTTTCGACTAAACCGAATATTGAGCTACTGCCGGAAGGCCAGTTCAAATATCACGTCGACTTCGATCACCTAAAGATTACCGATGATATCGGGCTGATTTGTGTCTCTCGACCGACTAATCCGACCGGAAACGTCATTACAGATGAAGAATTAATTCGTTTGGATGCTCTGGCACAGCAGCATGATGTGCCGCTACTGATCGATAACGCCTACGGCGTGCCTTTCCCCGGTATTATTTTTAGCGACGCAACCCCCCTGTGGAACCCGAATATTATTCTGTGCATGAGTCTGTCAAAGCTTGGCCTGCCGGGTTCTCGCTGTGGCATCGTTGTCGCCGATGAAAAAGTGATTTCCGCCATTACGAATATGAATGGCATTATCAGCCTGTCTCCGGGCAGCATGGGGCCAGCGATAGCGGCAGAAATGATTCAACGCGGCGATCTGCTAGACTTATCCAACAATGTAATTCGTCCGTTCTATTCTCAACGCGTGCAGCATACTCTTGAAATTATTCGGCGTTATCTTCCCGCCGAACGCTGTCTGATTCATAAGCCGGAAGGCGCGATTTTCCTATGGTTATGGTTTAAAGACCTGCCGATTACCACGGAAATACTCTATCAACGCCTGAAGAAACGCGGCGTATTGATGGTACCCGGCCACTACTTCTTCCCCGGTTTGGAACATGATTGGCCTCATACTCATCAGTGTATGCGGATGAACTACGTGCCAGACCCAGAACAGATCGAAAAAGGTGTCGCGATTCTGGCAGAAGAAGTGGAATTGGCTTATCAGGAAGCGCGCTAA
- a CDS encoding DNA-3-methyladenine glycosylase I produces MALERCGWVTADPLYLAYHDKEWGIPQRNSQALFEMICLEGQQAGLSWITVLKKRENYRKAFHNFDPHLVAKMGPNQVEALVQDSGIIRHRGKIQAIITNAQAYLAMEANGEDFSEFIWSFVDNTPKVNHWWSLAEAPATTPVSDAMSKALKKKGFKFIGSTICYAFMQATGLVNDHMCNCFCHPDNANK; encoded by the coding sequence ATGGCTTTAGAACGCTGTGGTTGGGTCACTGCCGATCCGTTATATCTTGCCTATCACGACAAGGAATGGGGAATTCCTCAGCGAAACAGTCAGGCGCTGTTTGAGATGATCTGTCTGGAAGGACAACAAGCCGGCTTATCTTGGATTACCGTCTTAAAAAAGCGTGAAAATTACCGAAAAGCTTTCCATAATTTCGATCCTCATTTGGTAGCCAAAATGGGGCCGAATCAGGTGGAAGCATTAGTGCAAGACAGTGGCATTATTCGCCATCGCGGAAAGATTCAGGCCATTATTACCAATGCTCAGGCATATCTGGCTATGGAGGCTAACGGCGAAGATTTCTCCGAATTTATTTGGAGTTTTGTCGATAATACGCCGAAAGTTAATCACTGGTGGAGCCTGGCAGAAGCCCCTGCAACCACACCCGTTTCAGATGCAATGTCCAAGGCGCTGAAAAAGAAAGGCTTTAAATTTATTGGCTCAACTATCTGTTATGCCTTTATGCAAGCCACAGGCTTGGTGAACGATCATATGTGCAACTGTTTCTGTCATCCGGATAACGCCAATAAATGA
- a CDS encoding MFS transporter, translating to MNDASRWSDLFSGENAVFAFALSAGVALHAINIYIVTTILPSVVLDIGGLNLYAWNTTLFVTTSILGSALSARLLSRYGPRAAYSLAASAFMLGSLLCAIAPTMPMMLVGRAVQGLGGGFLFALSYAMINLVFPQSLWPRAMALISGMWGVATLIGPAIGGVFAEMGAWRLAFWLLLPATLLFAIFTWRILPAGTKRTEPSSSLPIIQLILLTTIVLTVSASSIATDLRYSAAGITVAALLLTLMIRIERRSTIRLLPQGALRLGSPLAALYITMSLLALTITSEIFVPYFLQTLHGQSPLVSGYLAATMAAGWTVAEVLSSGWKKNGISLAIISGPIIVLLGLIALAILLPHRSVGDWLTLAPIALALTLVGFGTGFGWPHLLTRILQVAADEDKDIAGASITMVQMFATALGAALAGLVANISGLNDPGGVAGAANTAYWLFALFAIAPLLAIFTAIRCAAIRQPTATLATSELH from the coding sequence ATGAATGATGCGAGCCGCTGGAGCGATCTATTCTCCGGGGAAAATGCGGTTTTTGCCTTTGCGCTGTCGGCGGGTGTCGCGTTACACGCCATTAATATTTATATCGTGACAACCATTCTACCTTCAGTGGTGCTGGATATTGGCGGGCTTAATCTCTATGCCTGGAATACCACGCTCTTTGTTACTACGTCGATTCTTGGCTCGGCGCTCTCCGCTCGCCTGTTAAGTCGCTATGGCCCACGCGCGGCCTATAGCTTAGCCGCTTCGGCCTTTATGCTCGGCAGCCTGCTGTGCGCTATTGCGCCAACTATGCCGATGATGCTGGTAGGCCGCGCAGTTCAAGGACTTGGCGGCGGTTTTCTGTTCGCTCTCTCCTACGCCATGATCAATCTGGTCTTCCCGCAATCTCTATGGCCACGGGCGATGGCGCTAATTTCCGGAATGTGGGGCGTAGCTACGTTGATTGGCCCGGCAATAGGCGGCGTGTTTGCGGAAATGGGGGCCTGGCGTTTAGCGTTTTGGCTATTGCTGCCGGCTACACTGCTGTTTGCAATATTCACCTGGAGAATTCTACCGGCGGGAACAAAACGTACCGAACCGTCCTCATCCCTACCGATAATCCAACTGATACTGTTGACGACTATTGTACTAACCGTTTCCGCCAGCAGTATTGCCACCGATTTGCGCTATAGCGCTGCAGGCATTACCGTCGCTGCCCTGCTACTCACATTGATGATCCGCATCGAGCGCCGCTCCACCATTCGTTTATTACCGCAGGGCGCACTGCGTCTAGGTTCGCCGTTAGCGGCTTTGTACATCACTATGTCGTTACTGGCGCTTACCATAACCAGTGAGATTTTTGTGCCCTACTTCTTACAGACTCTTCATGGCCAATCGCCGCTGGTTTCCGGCTATCTGGCCGCCACAATGGCCGCAGGCTGGACAGTGGCGGAAGTACTGAGCTCTGGCTGGAAGAAAAACGGGATAAGCTTGGCAATTATTAGCGGGCCAATTATCGTTTTACTGGGGTTGATCGCTCTGGCGATTTTGCTCCCACACAGATCTGTCGGCGATTGGCTAACCCTCGCCCCTATCGCTCTCGCTCTGACGTTGGTCGGTTTTGGCACCGGCTTTGGCTGGCCGCATTTGCTTACGCGCATTCTACAGGTCGCAGCGGATGAAGATAAAGACATAGCCGGTGCCTCTATTACTATGGTGCAGATGTTTGCTACCGCTCTGGGCGCCGCGCTGGCAGGTTTGGTAGCTAATATTTCTGGTTTAAACGATCCCGGTGGCGTTGCCGGTGCAGCCAATACCGCATATTGGCTATTCGCTCTATTTGCCATCGCGCCGCTACTGGCGATTTTCACCGCAATCCGCTGTGCGGCCATTCGTCAGCCGACCGCGACTCTTGCCACATCCGAACTGCACTAA